From one Amaranthus tricolor cultivar Red isolate AtriRed21 chromosome 17, ASM2621246v1, whole genome shotgun sequence genomic stretch:
- the LOC130803978 gene encoding histone-lysine N-methyltransferase, H3 lysine-9 specific SUVH6-like, translated as MEAENRRVTVIREFPEIFAPVRQSSSKGFSANEVKKRRFTVIRDFPENCGPLKSSSSNGVSGMHHSTPGFDPTPLKITKVHSRNLVETSANRNIRVNPLIVKKPQKLKGKVQEMKYSGQTISRERAKVTEIITLFRDKCKEISRSGRGIRRVDTTALSELKKEGKIWNQSPSMLGSVPGVNVGDKFHYRIELHLVGLHKHFERGIDTMEYGGTRIATCIVASERHLDKMNDPNTLVYIGEGGVLRRHEIGVPPDQELKGGNRALWMNMNEEKAVRVVRGLALNSGQKILYVYDGLYEVKGCKQKKGVMGNMIFEFQMVRCTGQPQVPWEKCRRYQF; from the coding sequence ATGGAAGCTGAAAACCGTAGAGTTACAGTTATCCGAGAATTTCCAGAAATTTTCGCGCCGGTTAGACAATCCTCTTCTAAGGGGTTCTCTGCAAACGAAGTTAAGAAGCGTAGGTTTACAGTTATCCGAGATTTCCCGGAAAATTGTGGGCCATTGAAATCATCTTCTTCAAATGGGGTTTCTGGAATGCACCATTCTACTCCTGGGTTTGATCCAACCCCCCTAAAAATTACGAAGGTTCACTCGAGAAATCTTGTAGAAACTTCCGCGAATCGAAATATACGAGTAAATCCCTTGATTGTGAAGAAACCCCAGAAGCTCAAGGGCAAAGTTCAAGAAATGAAGTATTCTGGGCAGACAATATCACGAGAGAGGGCAAAAGTGACTGAGATTATAACGTTATTTCGTGATAAATGCAAAGAAATCTCAAGAAGTGGGAGGGGAATCAGAAGGGTCGATACAACAGCTTTATCAGAACTGAAAAAAGAGGGAAAAATCTGGAATCAATCCCCATCCATGTTAGGTTCAGTTCCTGGGGTAAACGTAGGTGATAAATTCCATTACAGGATAGAACTTCATTTAGTAGGATTACACAAGCATTTTGAAAGAGGAATTGATACAATGGAGTATGGTGGAACAAGGATTGCTACTTGTATTGTTGCAAGTGAAAGACACTTAGACAAGATGAATGATCCAAACACTTTGGTTTACATTGGAGAAGGAGGTGTACTTAGGCGGCATGAAATTGGGGTTCCTCCTGATCAAGAGCTCAAGGGTGGGAATCGAGCATTATGGATGAATATGAATGAGGAAAAAGCTGTTAGAGTTGTTAGGGGACTTGCATTGAATTCTGGGCAGAAGATTTTGTATGTGTATGATGGGTTGTATGAGGTGAAAGGCTGTAAACAGAAGAAAGGAGTAATGGGGAATATGATCTTTGAGTTTCAGATGGTAAGGTGCACTGGACAGCCTCAAGTTCCATGGGAGAAGTGTAGAAGGTATCAGTTTTGA